From the genome of Myripristis murdjan chromosome 22, fMyrMur1.1, whole genome shotgun sequence, one region includes:
- the nek9 gene encoding serine/threonine-protein kinase Nek9, translating into MSLEDYERHFASLNSDLGSESVASGRSASGTFSGEEEKLHYIPIRVLGRGAFGEATLYRRTEDNSLVVWKEVDLNCLSDKERRDVMNEISILSMLEHNNIIAYFNHFMDKNTLLIELEYCNGGNLYDKINQQKGTLFSEEVVIWYLYQIASAVAHIHKAGILHRDIKTLNIFLTKTDLIKLGDYGLAKKLDSQFAMAETCVGTPYYMSPELCQGVKYNFKSDIWAMGCVIFEVLTLTRTFDATNPLNLCVKIVQGNWTMEVDANVYSSALIKLVYECLDQDPEKRPTADKILDQPIISCRRQKLEEKVALLNSAMKKPKLSTVTESPVAVVTTRSREVYFWGGGKFTPQKLDTFKGGSSAQHVCAGESHFAVVTVEKELYTWANVQGGAKMVGQLGHGDQASYRQPRKVEGLQGKAIRQVACGADFTACITDEDQMYMFGSDYYGCIGVEGELGMEVVKPVLLMFFEERPVRQVSCGDNHVVVMTHSGEIYSWGCGEHGRLGLECEDDFSSPMQVEVPKGATISSVSCASDGTFFLTETGKVLACGNNEFNKLGLNQGISGLKNHPGEGYQWIPYITTLTLVKQLSRFKIQVISPGKTHTAAIDERGRLITFGCNKYGQLGVKDFKKHHSVQVLVGPFGGKVVNKVSCGDGFTIAATEDNQIFAWGNAGNGRLGMPADKGFGSEVCPALPRPIFGSLHHVPDLSCRGWHTIIITEKVLNSKTIRSNSSGLSIGLGQEASTSTVDLELEPGSETQCRDRGLGGTVEANTDEHLLETPMMSVANQTGDSSCPLWLRKELQDAEFIPMPDSQTSTPDRLSSYSESITLPYEELQELKAAAAAVTTERDLSTKRMGCDKVNGMEAEVCRRGESATCCRASSEITQLRETVTRQEVKIQMLEKQVSDQQKENERLWAAINRLMLREAGCETNGNHQSDRMLGDRGGGFTNHGGRSAGASV; encoded by the exons ATGTCACTGGAGGACTATGAACGGCATTTCGCCTCGCTAAATTCAGATTTGGGCAGCGAGTCGGTGGCCAGCGGGCGATCAGCCTCGGGCACATTCAGTGGCGAAGAGGAAAAGTTGCATTACATTCCTATCCGGGTCCTCGGGAGGGGGGCGTTTGGTGAAGCGACTCTTTACAGGAGAACAGAG GACAACTCCCTGGTGGTATGGAAGGAAGTGGATCTGAACTGTCTGTCCGACAAGGAGCGCAGAGATGTCATGAACGAAATAAGCATCCTCTCCATGCTAGAGCACAACAACATCATCGCGTACTTCAATCACTTCATGGACAAGAACACGTTACTTATTGAGCTGGAATATTGCAATG GAGGGAATCTGTATGATAAAATCAACCAACAGAAGGGGACCCTTTTCAGTGAAGAG GTGGTCATATGGTACCTGTACCAAATCGCCTCAGCGGTGGCCCATATTCACAAAGCTGGCATCCTGCACAG GGATATCAAGACACTGAATATTTTCCTGACTAAAACCGACCTCATCAAGTTGGGTGATTACGGCCTTGCGAAGAAGCTCGACTCCCAGTTTGCAATGGCCGAAACT TGTGTGGGAACCCCTTATTACATGTCACCTGAGCTGTGCCAGGGAGTGAAGTACAACTTCAAGTCAGACATCTGGGCCATGGGCTGTGTCATTTTTGAAGTCTTAACTCTTACCAGAACATTTGATGCAACG AACCCTCTCAACCTGTGTGTGAAGATAGTCCAAGGCAACTGGACTATGGAAGTGGATGCAAATGTTTATTCCTCTGCATTGATCAAGCTGGTATATGAGTGCCTAGATCAA GATCCTGAAAAGAGGCCCACAGCTGACAAGATTCTGGACCAGCCAATCATCTCCTGCCGCAGACA GAAGCTCGAAGAGAAAGTTGCCTTGTTGAATTCAGCGATGAAGAAACCAAA gCTGAGTACAGTGACAGAGAGCCCTGTTGCCGTGGTGACCACACGCTCCAGGGAGGTGTACTTCTGGGGAGGGGGGAAGTTCACCCCTCAGAAACTGGACACTTTTAAAGGAGGCAGCAGCGCCCAACATGTGTGTGCAGGGGAGAGTCACTTTGCAGTGGTGACAGTGGAAAAAGAACTGTACACTTGGGCT AATGTCCAAGGTGGGGCCAAGATGGTGGGCCAGCTCGGCCACGGAGACCAGGCCTCATACCGGCAGCCGAGGAAGGTGGAAGGCCTCCAAGGCAAGGCCATCCGACAGGTGGCATGTGGGGCCGACTTCACCGCCTGTATCACCG ATGAGGACCAGATGTACATGTTTGGATCTGACTACTACGGCTGCATCGGAGTGGAGGGCGAGCTGGGCATGGAGGTTGTGAAGCCAGTGCTTCTGATGTTTTTTGAGGAGAGGCCCGTCCGCCAGGTTTCCTGTGGAGACAACCACGTGGTGGTGATGACTCACAGTGGGGAAATCTACTCCTGGGGCTGTGGAGAGCATG GACGACTTGGCCTGGAATGTGAAGATGACTTTTCTTCTCCCATGCAA GTGGAGGTCCCCAAAGGAGCCACCATCTCCTCTGTATCATGTGCTAGTGATGGGACCTTCTTCTTAACAGAAACAGGGAAAGTCCTGGCGTGTGGCAACAATGAATTCAACAAACTGGGTTTGAACCAGGGTATCTCTGGCCTCAAAAACCACCCTGGAGAG GGCTACCAGTGGATCCCATACATCACCACACTCACTCTAGTAAAGCAGCTTTCCAGGTTCAAGATCCAGGTCATTTCTCCAGGGAAGACCCATACAGCTGCTATTGATG AACGTGGCCGTTTGATCACCTTTGGTTGCAACAAGTACGGACAGCTGGGAGTGAAGGACTTCAAGAAACACCATAGTGTCCAAGTCCTTGTGGGACCTTTTGGGGGAAAGGTAGTGAACAAAGTGTCCTGTGGAGATGGCTTCACCATCGCAGCCACTGAGG ACAATCAGATCTTTGCATGGGGTAACGCAGGAAACGGACGCCTAGGAATGCCTGCCGATAAGGGATTTGGCTCAGAGGTTTGCCCTGCCTTGCCAAGGCCCATCTTTGGCTCTCTCCACCATGTGCCAGACCTGTCTTGCCGTGGATGGCATACCATTATCATAACAG AGAAAGTCCTCAACTCCAAGACCATCCGCTCCAACAGCAGCGGGCTGTCAATCG GATTAGGCCAGGAGGCGTCTACATCTACAGTGGATCTTGAGCTAGAGCCGGGTTCAGAGACACAGTGTCGTGACAGGGGTCTTGGTGGCACAGTGGAGGCTAATACTGACGAGCACCTCTTGGAGACCCCGATGATGTCAGTGGCAAACCAGACTGGAGACAGCTCCTGCCCCCTCTGGCTTCGAAAG GAGCTCCAGGATGCTGAGTTCATCCCCATGCCAGACTCCCAAACCTCCACACCCGACCGGCTCTCTTCTTACTCAGAGAGCATCACTCTGCCCtatgaggagctgcaggagctgaaggctgcagcagcagctgttactACCGAGAGAGACCTCTCG ACTAAACGAATGGGCTGTGATAAAGTCAATGGGATGGAAGCTGAAGTCTGTCGGAGAGGAGAATCAGCCACATGCTGCAGAGCAAGCAGTGAAATTacacag CTGCGAGAGACAGTCACTCGCCAAGAGGTCAAGATCCAGATGCTTGAGAAGCAG GTCAGCGACCAGCAGAAGGAGAATGAGAGGCTCTGGGCAGCAATTAACCGTCTAATGCTAAGAGAAGCAGGATGTGAGACGAATGGAAACCACCAATCTGATCGCATGCTCGGGGATAGAGGAGGCGGATTCACAAACCATGGGGGTAGATCTGCAGGAGCCAGTGTGTGA
- the zc2hc1c gene encoding zinc finger C2HC domain-containing protein 1C isoform X1 — protein sequence MLNQNLDRKFPADHRRCNPQDNSKGQGHWSNSTKAHDNVAAVRNRDGADGPFPLKPVYHVRAATVRTQDSLDPCEVEKSGLAQPRGHSEVNTKRINCNRRQMVVPLLSQEQLSDGIREAPGSQQPMTDWHSLARYEQEIAKAINENTLILLENLLSLGKKLEENSRRERSGATAADGQHREEERRRRRQAEEEKGWRENRLPPAEEQKTGSVRRRETVTQGKGEQDTKHQRKKQDSWKNDRMRKTHEGRSRGDARETREGKPQSKIDKNGVPQEIISHQRMEDGELNRQRWNSVKDQSRRRGGDDIDITVAGETKVRSQHEKEKAKDREQNRSRKVDEEWTGEKRHKEQSSKDKYGSNDDTRKQGAPHKRQQKSASRLEAENHSGKGRASGEPLLTPGSGSSQSSRLQQAELDPEGADSSHKRLPCNICHRCFWADRLETHIKICERTHQAQRKVFNSSHHRTKGTSLEEFLRTHPRSKTPERKSRRHNSEVLTRNTRQDRLAGGASDPNPSVQPNPDYETCPHCSRRFSPKAAQRHISKCEHIKSRPPPPRCRQ from the exons ATGCTAAATCAAAACCTTGATCGAAAATTTCCCGCTG atcacagaAGATGTAACCCTCAAGATAACTCTAAAGGACAAGGACACTGGAGTAACTCCACCAAAGCACATGACAATGTGGCAGCTGTGAGGAACAGAGACGGAGCTGATGGACCATTTCCACTCAAGCCTGTTTACCATGTAAGAGCTGCCACCGTCAGGACACAAGACTCACTTGATCCATGTGAGGTTGAAAAATCTGGTTTGGCACAGCCGAGAGGTCATTCAGAGGTCAATACCAAGAGGATAAACTGCAACAGGCGACAAATGGTGGTCCCTTTATTGTCCCAAGAGCAGCTTTCAGATGGTATCAGAGAGGCCCCTGGATCTCAGCAACCAATGACAGACTGGCACAGTCTGGCCAGGTATGAACAAGAGATCGCCAAGGCAATTAATGAGAATACACTCATACTGCTGGAGAATCTGCTGAGCCTCGGAAAAAAACTGGAAGAAAACAGCCGGAGGGAGAGGAGTGGTGCTACTGCAGCTGACGGACAACACCGTGAGGAGGAGAGGCGACGCAGAAGACAAGCAGAAGAGGAAAAGGGGTGGAGAGAGAACAGGTTGCCACCGGCTGAGGAACAGAAGACAGGATCAGtaagaagaagagaaacagtGACGCAGGGCAAGGGAGAACAAGATACTAAACATCAGAGAAAGAAGCAAGACTCGTGGAAAAATGACAGAATGAGGAAGACACATGAAGGCCGGAGCAGAGGGGACGCAAGGGAAACAAGGGAAGGGAAGCCTCAGtcaaaaatagataaaaatggAGTTCCTCAGGAGATCATATCTCATCaaaggatggaggatggagagcTGAACAGACAGAGGTGGAATAGTGTGAAAGACCAGagtagaagaagaggaggggatgaCATAGATATTACAGTGGCAGGAGAAACCAAAGTGAGATCACAGCATGAAAAGGAGAAAGCAAAAGACAGAGAACAAAATAGGTCACGTAAAGTGGATGAAGAATGGACCGGTGAAAAGAGGCATAAGGAACAATCATCTAAGGACAAATACGGCTCAAATGATGACACAAGGAAACAAGGCGCACCTCACAAGAGGCAGCAGAAGTCTGCTTCCAGACTGGAGGCAGAGAACCACAGTGGCAAGGGAAGAGCATCTGGGGAACCGTTGCTCACACCAGGTTCTGGTTCTTCTCAGTCCAGCAGACTGCAGCAGGCTGAGCTGGACCCTGAGGGTGCAGACAGCAGCCACAAGCGTCTTCCTTGCAACATCTGCCACAGATGTTTTTGGGCTGACAGATTAGAGACGCACATCAAAATCTGTGAAAGGACACATCAGGCCCAGCGCAAAGTCTTCAACTCCTCCCatcacaggacaaagggaacaTCCCTGGAGGAGTTCTTGAGAACCCATCCAAGAAGCAAGACTCCAGAG AGAAAGAGTCGGAGGCATAACTCTGAGGTCCTAACAAGGAACACGCGCCAGGATCGTCTAGCAGGTGGCGCCTCAGACCCAAACCCGTCTGTCCAGCCCAACCCCGACTACGAGACGTGCCCTCACTGTTCCAGACGGTTTTCCCCTAAAGCGGCACAGCGACACATCTCCAAGTGCGAGCACATCAAAAGTCGCCCTCCACCGCCTCGCTGTCGTCAGTAG
- the acyp1 gene encoding acylphosphatase-1: MLPKHYRSQRVCRSVCERVAACQAFRSTMSSEDLMSVDYEVYGRVQGVFFRKYTQAEGKRLGLVGWVQNTDAGTVQGQLQGPSSKVKEMQEWLQSTGSPQSKIMKAEFKNEKKIQSLDHSTFKIVRP, translated from the exons ATGTTACCAAAACACTACAGGAGTCAGCGGGTCTgtcggagtgtgtgtgagcgagtcgCAGCCTGCCAAGCATTCAG GTCCACTATGTCCAGTGAAGACCTCATGTCAGTGGATTATGAAGTTTATGGCAGAGTACAAGGTGTATTTTTTCGAAAATACACTCAA gcagagggcaagAGGCTCGGCTTGGTTGGCTGGGTCCAAAACACGGACGCAGGAACCGTCCAGGGTCAGCTGCAGGGGCCGAGCAGCAAGGTGAAAGAAATGCAAGAGTGGCTCCAGTCCACCGGGAGCCCTcagtcaaaaataatgaaagcaGAGTTCAAGAATGAGAAGAAAATACAAAGCCTAGATCACTCCACTTTTAAAATAGTTCGCCCATAA
- the zc2hc1c gene encoding zinc finger C2HC domain-containing protein 1C isoform X2, whose translation MVVPLLSQEQLSDGIREAPGSQQPMTDWHSLARYEQEIAKAINENTLILLENLLSLGKKLEENSRRERSGATAADGQHREEERRRRRQAEEEKGWRENRLPPAEEQKTGSVRRRETVTQGKGEQDTKHQRKKQDSWKNDRMRKTHEGRSRGDARETREGKPQSKIDKNGVPQEIISHQRMEDGELNRQRWNSVKDQSRRRGGDDIDITVAGETKVRSQHEKEKAKDREQNRSRKVDEEWTGEKRHKEQSSKDKYGSNDDTRKQGAPHKRQQKSASRLEAENHSGKGRASGEPLLTPGSGSSQSSRLQQAELDPEGADSSHKRLPCNICHRCFWADRLETHIKICERTHQAQRKVFNSSHHRTKGTSLEEFLRTHPRSKTPERKSRRHNSEVLTRNTRQDRLAGGASDPNPSVQPNPDYETCPHCSRRFSPKAAQRHISKCEHIKSRPPPPRCRQ comes from the exons ATGGTGGTCCCTTTATTGTCCCAAGAGCAGCTTTCAGATGGTATCAGAGAGGCCCCTGGATCTCAGCAACCAATGACAGACTGGCACAGTCTGGCCAGGTATGAACAAGAGATCGCCAAGGCAATTAATGAGAATACACTCATACTGCTGGAGAATCTGCTGAGCCTCGGAAAAAAACTGGAAGAAAACAGCCGGAGGGAGAGGAGTGGTGCTACTGCAGCTGACGGACAACACCGTGAGGAGGAGAGGCGACGCAGAAGACAAGCAGAAGAGGAAAAGGGGTGGAGAGAGAACAGGTTGCCACCGGCTGAGGAACAGAAGACAGGATCAGtaagaagaagagaaacagtGACGCAGGGCAAGGGAGAACAAGATACTAAACATCAGAGAAAGAAGCAAGACTCGTGGAAAAATGACAGAATGAGGAAGACACATGAAGGCCGGAGCAGAGGGGACGCAAGGGAAACAAGGGAAGGGAAGCCTCAGtcaaaaatagataaaaatggAGTTCCTCAGGAGATCATATCTCATCaaaggatggaggatggagagcTGAACAGACAGAGGTGGAATAGTGTGAAAGACCAGagtagaagaagaggaggggatgaCATAGATATTACAGTGGCAGGAGAAACCAAAGTGAGATCACAGCATGAAAAGGAGAAAGCAAAAGACAGAGAACAAAATAGGTCACGTAAAGTGGATGAAGAATGGACCGGTGAAAAGAGGCATAAGGAACAATCATCTAAGGACAAATACGGCTCAAATGATGACACAAGGAAACAAGGCGCACCTCACAAGAGGCAGCAGAAGTCTGCTTCCAGACTGGAGGCAGAGAACCACAGTGGCAAGGGAAGAGCATCTGGGGAACCGTTGCTCACACCAGGTTCTGGTTCTTCTCAGTCCAGCAGACTGCAGCAGGCTGAGCTGGACCCTGAGGGTGCAGACAGCAGCCACAAGCGTCTTCCTTGCAACATCTGCCACAGATGTTTTTGGGCTGACAGATTAGAGACGCACATCAAAATCTGTGAAAGGACACATCAGGCCCAGCGCAAAGTCTTCAACTCCTCCCatcacaggacaaagggaacaTCCCTGGAGGAGTTCTTGAGAACCCATCCAAGAAGCAAGACTCCAGAG AGAAAGAGTCGGAGGCATAACTCTGAGGTCCTAACAAGGAACACGCGCCAGGATCGTCTAGCAGGTGGCGCCTCAGACCCAAACCCGTCTGTCCAGCCCAACCCCGACTACGAGACGTGCCCTCACTGTTCCAGACGGTTTTCCCCTAAAGCGGCACAGCGACACATCTCCAAGTGCGAGCACATCAAAAGTCGCCCTCCACCGCCTCGCTGTCGTCAGTAG